A DNA window from Camelina sativa cultivar DH55 chromosome 13, Cs, whole genome shotgun sequence contains the following coding sequences:
- the LOC104735027 gene encoding uncharacterized protein LOC104735027 translates to MKSETLTLVLVYLAGIMERADESLLPGVYKEVGDALHVDPTALGTLTLFRSIVQSSCYPLAAYLSSRHNRAHVIALGAFLWATATFLVAVFTTFLQVAVSRGLNGIGLAIVTPAILSLVADSTEEGNRGVAFGWLGLTSNIGSILGNVCSILLASKSFNGIAGWRVAFFLVGFVSVIVSILVRLFASDPHHSDKKITKLDKDKPFWSDISDLLREAKMVIRIPSFQIFVAQGVSGCFPWSALAFAPLWLELIGFSHKTTAVLITLFTVSCSIGGLFGGYMGDSLAKKFPNAGRIILSQISSASAIPLAAILLIGLPDDPSTAFSHGLVIVIMGLCMSWNAAATNGPIFAEIVPERARTSIYALDKSFESMLASFAPPIVGMLAQNIYGYKPILEGSSSSIKVETDRENAASLAKALYTSIGIPMLICTTIYSFLYCTYPRDRDRAKMHALIESEMQQLNEEEEDEIEVKCLGGEEHDETYLLKQHQSESVR, encoded by the exons ATGAAGTCGGAGACTTTAACATTAGTTCTAGTGTATCTCGCCGGAATCATGGAAAGAGCCGACGAGTCTTTGCTTCCAGGAGTTTATAAAGAAGTAGGAGATGCACTACACGTAGATCCCACAGCTCTTGGAACACTAACTCTGTTCCGGTCTATAGTTCAGTCTTCTTGTTACCCTTTAGCCGCTTACTTGTCTTCTAGACATAACCGAGCTCACGTCATCGCTCTCGGCGCTTTCCTATGGGCCACTGCTACGTTCCTTGTCGCCGTCTTCACCACTTTCTTACAG GTGGCAGTATCAAGAGGCTTGAACGGGATAGGGCTGGCCATTGTGACACCCGCGATTCTGTCACTAGTCGCTGACTCAACTGAAGAAGGTAACCGTGGCGTGGCATTTGGATGGCTAGGACTTACTTCAAATATTGGTTCTATACTTGGCAATGTCTGTTCTATACTCTTAGCCTCCAAATCTTTCAATGGCATCGCTGGCTGGAGAGTTGCCTTCTTCTTGGTAGGATTTGTAAGCGTGATAGTCAGTATCTTGGTCCGCCTCTTCGCCAGTGATCCTCATCACAGCgacaagaaaatcacaaaacttGACAAAGACAAACCTTTCTGGTCAGACATAAGTGATCTATTGAGAGAGGCCAAGATGGTTATAAGAATTCCATCTTTCCAAATCTTTGTTGCTCAGGGGGTTTCTGGTTGCTTCCCCTGGTCAGCTTTGGCTTTTGCACCATTGTGGCTAGAACTCATCGGTTTCTCCCATAAAACAACCGCGGTTCTAATAACTCTCTTTACCGTTTCTTGCTCCATCGGAGGTTTATTTGGTGGATACATGGGAGATTCTCTTGCCAAGAAGTTCCCAAATGCCGGTAGGATCATCTTATCTCAGATAAGCTCTGCTTCGGCGATTCCTTTAGCTGCGATTTTGCTTATCGGATTACCTGATGACCCTTCCACGGCCTTTAGCCACGGTCTAGTTATTGTCATCATGGGATTATGCATGTCATGGAACGCTGCAGCTACAAACGG TCCGATATTTGCAGAGATTGTTCCGGAGAGAGCACGAACAAGCATCTACGCGTTAGACAAATCATTCGAGTCAATGTTAGCTTCTTTTGCTCCTCCTATCGTAGGGATGCTTGCTCAGAACATCTATGGATATAAACCGATCCTTGAAGGATCGTCAAGCTCGATCAAGGTTGAAACAGACAGAGAGAACGCAGCATCGCTAGCTAAAGCACTCTACACATCGATCGGGATCCCAATGCTGATATGTACCACAATCTACTCGTTCCTATACTGCACATACCCGAGGGACCGAGACAGGGCGAAAATGCATGCCTTGATCGAGTCAGAGATGCAGCAactcaatgaagaagaagaggatgagatCGAAGTGAAATGTCTCGGAGGAGAGGAACATGATGAGACTTATCTGCTGAAGCAGCATCAGAGTGAGAGTGTCAGATGA
- the LOC104735028 gene encoding uncharacterized protein LOC104735028: MDKASSQECPYPGCFFCVMKEGNPSKRRSCILKFFRDLPSQDDDGQVLPISGLWNTAMAHPNDPEFIELGIFECMSALIWKGLKNRRWLSHDQNIYIPYYAAHIIGSYTMNMEEFAERSVEAGVIAPLVELLRGRLTWVEQRVAVRALGHLATYPSTFPAVANHGEILELAIQLAMSSLEIVYSHFYQYPDRRLSYHCDLLTRGMGGVEMESRKAEEWASQLQCWSLQLINCFAFKPEFLPTLCKPEFLVNLPVMWGGLVNENSPAGIGLLRTICQHKLGRGPVSACPGMIEALCNIARSSDDWQYMAIECLLWLLQDPNTSHKVIDKAVPTLVDLAEITNLGDHKKLGDSIVSVLQECSSMGNRSRELIEETVSSRQRLKWEKSMPKEDLHIKQAAALVVKLEGNSLFSSGDIAGAAEKYSEALSLCPMRSKKERVVLYSNRAQCHLLLQQPLVAISDATRALCSHNPVNRHAKSLWRRAQAYDMLGLAKESLLDAILFINECSQSNDPDLSMRQNKVPDYAERLVKKQMRAAWLFKEAALKHGGVHRKGEEREVYGNETDDSEWETASESDIGDDGRDHMGLDDEEEEEDEGHGEKWKNRDKSSEKTSAKGMRHGYSIKLAEDEI, translated from the exons ATGGATAAAGCTTCTTCACAAGAGTGTCCTTATCCAGGATGTTTCTTCTGTGTAATGAAAGAAGGCAACCCGAGTAAACGAAGATCATGCATTCTCAAATTCTTTCGAGATCTTCCTTCTCAAGACGATGATGGTCAAGTTCTTCCCATTAGTGGTCTCTGGAACACTGCAATGGCTCATCCTAACGATCCTGAGTTCATTGAGCTTGGAATCTTTGAGTGTATGTCTGCTTTGATATGGAAAGGACTTAAAAACCGGCGTTGGCTATCTCATGACCAGAACATATACATTCCTTATTACGCTGCTCACATTATAGGGTCTTACACTATGAATATGGAAGAGTTTGCTGAGAGAAGTGTAGAAGCTGGAGTGATTGCTCCACTTGTTGAGCTTTTAAGAGGTAGGCTTACTTGGGTTGAACAAAGAGTTGCGGTTCGTGCTTTAGGGCATTTAGCTACTTATCCTAGTACTTTCCCTGCTGTTGCCAATCATGGGGAGATCCTTGAGCTTGCTATACAGTTGGCTATGAGCTCTTTGGAAATAGTTTATTCTCATTTTTACCAGTATCCGGATCGAAGGTTGAGTTACCATTGTGATCTGCTTACACGAGGCATGGGAGGTGTTGAGATGGAGTCAAGAAAAGCTGAGGAATGGGCTAGCCAGTTGCAGTGTTGGTCTCTTCAGCTCATTAACTGTTTCGCCTTTAAACCAGAGTTTCTTCCCACTCTGTGCAAACCTGAGTTTCTAGTCAATCTTCCGGTTATGTGGGGTGGACTTGTTAATGAGAACTCTCCGGCTGGTATTGGTTTGCTTAGAACAATCTGTCAGCATAAACTTGGCCGTGGACCTGTCTCTGCGTGTCCAGGAATGATTGAGGCTTTGTGTAACATTGCTCGTTCTTCTGATGATTGGCAGTATATGGCGATCGAGTGTCTTCTTTGGTTGCTTCAAGATCCTAATACATCTCACAAAGTAATCGACAAAGCAGTGCCTACGCTTGTTGATCTTGCAGAGATCACAAACTTGGGTGATCACAAGAAACTTGGAGATTCCATTGTGAGCGTTCTTCAAGAATGCAGCTCCATGGGTAACCGTTCAAGGGAATTGATCGAAGAGACAGTAAGTTCCAGACAAAGGCTTAAATGGGAGAAGAGTATGCCTAAAGAGGATCTTCATATCAAACAAGCAGCAGCGTTAGTGGTCAAACTCGAAGgaaactctcttttttcttcaggAGATATCGCGGGTGCAGCAGAGAAGTACTCGGAAGCTTTGTCTCTATGTCCAATGAGGTCAAAGAAGGAAAGAGTAGTGTTGTATAGCAATAGAGCTCAGTGCCATCTCTTGTTGCAACAGCCTTTGGTTGCTATAAGCGACGCCACACGTGCGCTTTGCTCGCACAATCCTGTTAACCGCCATGCTAAGAGTCTTTGGAGAAGAGCTCAGGCTTATGATATGTTAGGTTTAGCTAAAGAGAGTTTGTTGGACGCTATCTTGTTCATCAACGAGTGTTCTCAGTCGAATGACCCGGATCTCTCCATGAGACAGAACAAGGTTCCTGATTACGCGGAGAGGTTGGTAAAGAAGCAGATGCGAGCAGCTTGGTTGTTTAAAGAAGCAGCGTTGAAGCATGGAGGTGTGCATAGGAAAGGTGAAGAGAGAGAAGTGTATGGAAATGAAACCGATGATTCGGAATGGGAAACAGCGAGTGAGAGCGATATTGGAGACGATGGAAGAGATCACATGGGActtgatgatgaggaagaagaggaagatgaaggcCATGGAGAGAAGTGGAAGAACCGGGATAAATCGAGTGAGAAAACTTCAGCCAAAG gtATGAGGCATGGATATAGCATAAAGCTAGCAGAAGATGAAATCTGA
- the LOC104735031 gene encoding uncharacterized protein LOC104735031, whose protein sequence is MGNRENIHSLKLEVKVVEARNVELKSSPTALFVRFYLHAGNNTKIKLNTAEIRSRSDQKVMNWNQSFGLECQGKEAAVEELKQQTVVFELRRRKTTSFLRKWSKSELVGRGEISWRSVIESNGMEIERFVVMDETKDRVLEDCDKPLLLKIALKVQASKLVNTTQRVEDLCECRECRRICNCLDYEAFVVACAVAGI, encoded by the coding sequence ATGGGTAACCGTGAAAACATTCATTCTCTTAAACTTGAAGTTAAAGTGGTGGAAGCGAGAAACGTAGAGCTCAAGTCATCACCAACCGCTCTCTTCGTTAGGTTCTATCTCCATGCAGGGAATAACACTAAGATCAAACTAAACACTGCAGAGATCCGTTCGAGATCAGACCAAAAGGTCATGAACTGGAACCAATCATTCGGTCTGGAGTGCCAAGGGAAAGAAGCCGCGGTTGAAGAACTGAAGCAACAAACCGTTGTTTTCGAACTGCGGAGAAggaaaacgacgtcgtttttgaGGAAGTGGTCTAAATCGGAGCTGGTTGGTAGAGGAGAGATTTCATGGAGATCGGTTATAGAGTCAAATGGGATGGAGATAGAGAGATTTGTAGTGATGGATGAGACGAAAGATCGGGTTTTGGAAGATTGTGATAAGCCTCTTTTGTTGAAGATAGCTTTAAAAGTGCAAGCCTCAAAGTTGGTGAATACTACTCAGAGAGTGGAAGATCTTTGTGAGTGTAGAGAGTGTAGGAGAATATGTAATTGTTTAGATTATGAGGCTTTTGTTGTGGCTTGTGCGGTAGCTGGAATTTAG
- the LOC104735030 gene encoding annexin D6-like translates to MASLRTPATIPLPEEDSEQLHKAFKGWGTNEGMIISILAHRNATQRSFIRAVYAANYNKDLLKELDKELSGDFERAVMLWTLDPTERDAYLAKESTQMFTKNIWVLVEIACTRPALEFFKAKQAYQARYRTSLEEDVSYHTSGDVRKLLVPLVSSFRYDGNADEVNVKVARSEAKTLHKKISEKAYTDEDLIRILTTRSKAQINATLNRFKDKFGSSITKFLKEDSNDEYVQLLKTAIKCLTCPEKYFEKVLRRAIVKVGTDEWALTRVVTTRAEVDMERIKEEYLRRNSVPLDRAIANDTSGDYKDMLLALLGHGHA, encoded by the exons ATGGCGTCTCTCAGAACTCCTGCGACTATTCCTCTTCCTGAAGAAGACTCTGAGCAGCTCCACAAGGCCTTTAAAG GATGGGGAACCAATGAAGGGATGATCATATCAATCTTGGCTCATAGAAATGCAACACAGCGCAGTTTCATCCGTGCTGTTTATGCTGCTAACTACAACAAAGATCTTCTCAAGGAATTGGACAAAGAGCTGTCCGGTGACTTTGAG AGAGCTGTGATGTTGTGGACTCTTGATCCTACGGAGAGAGATGCGTATTTGGCTAAGGAATCTACCCAAATGTTCACCAAGAACATTTGGGTTCTAGTCGAAATCGCGTGTACCAGACCAGCGCTTGAGTTTTTCAAGGCCAAGCAAGCATACCAAGCTCGCTACAGAACCTCTCTCGAAGAGGATGTTTCATACCACACATCTGGAGATGTTCGAAAG CTATTGGTTCCTCTTGTGAGCAGCTTCAGGTACGATGGAAATGCTGATGAGGTCAACGTGAAGGTCGCTAGATCCGAAGCTAAGACACTTCACAAGAAGATAAGTGAGAAGGCTTACACTGATGAAGATCTCATCAGGATCTTGACAACAAGGAGCAAGGCTCAAATCAACGCAACGCTCAATCGCTTCAAGGACAAGTTCGGAAGTTCCATTACCAAGTTTCTGAAGGAAGATTCGAACGATGAATATGTTCAACTACTCAAAACCGCCATCAAATGCTTGACATGTCCAGAGAAGTACTTTGAGAAGGTTCTACGGCGAGCCATCGTCAAGGTGGGAACAGATGAGTGGGCACTTACTAGAGTGGTCACTACACGAGCAGAGGTCGACATGGAGAGGATCAAAGAAGAATACTTACGCAGGAACAGCGTACCTCTTGATCGAGCCATTGCTAATGATACTTCTGGTGACTACAAGGATATGCTTCTCGCTCTTCTTGGACATGGCCATGCTTGA
- the LOC104735032 gene encoding annexin D7, translated as MASLKVPANVPLPEEDAEQLQKAFKGWGTNEGMIISILAHRNATQRSFIRAAYAANYDKDLLKELDKELSGDFERAVMLWTFGPAERDAYLAKESTKMFTKDNWVLVEIACTRSSLEFFSAKQAYQARYKTSLEEDVAYHTSGDIRKLLLPLVSTFRYDGDEVNMTLARSEAKILHKKMEEKAYADDDLIRILTTRSKAQIGATLNHYNNSFGTSITKYLKEDSGNEYVQLLKAVIKCFTYPEKYFEKVLRQAINKLGTDEWGLTRVVTTRAEVDMEKIKEEYLRRNSVPLDRAIAKDTHGDYEDILLALLGHGHA; from the exons ATGGCGTCTCTCAAAGTTCCCGCCAATGTTCCTCTTCCTGAAGAAGACGCTGAGCAACTCCAAAAAGCCTTTAAAG GATGGGGAACCAATGAGGGGATGATCATATCAATCTTGGCTCACAGAAATGCAACGCAGCGCAGTTTCATTCGTGCTGCTTATGCTGCTAACTACGATAAGGATCTTCTCAAGGAATTAGACAAAGAGCTTTCCGGTGACTTTGAG CGAGCTGTGATGTTGTGGACTTTTGGTCCAGCGGAGAGAGATGCTTATTTGGCTAAAGAATCTACCAAAATGTTCACTAAGGACAACTGGGTTCTTGTCGAAATCGCTTGTACTAGATCCTCTCTTGAGTTTTTCAGTGCCAAGCAAGCATACCAAGCCCGCTACAAGACCTCTCTCGAGGAGGACGTTGCATACCACACATCTGGAGACATTCGAAag CTCTTGCTTCCTCTTGTGAGCACTTTTAGGTACGATGGAGATGAAGTGAACATGACTCTAGCTAGGTCCGAGGCTAAGATACTTCACAAGAAGATGGAGGAGAAGGCTTATGCTGATGACGATCTCATCAGAATCTTGACAACAAGAAGCAAAGCCCAAATCGGCGCAACTCTCAATCACTACAACAACAGTTTCGGAACTTCCATTACCAAATACCTAAAGGAGGATTCGGGAAACGAATACGTTCAACTACTCAAAGCCGTGATCAAATGCTTTACATATCCAGAGAAGTACTTTGAGAAAGTTCTACGTCAAGCCATCAACAAATTGGGGACAGACGAGTGGGGACTTACGAGAGTGGTCACTACACGAGCCGAGGTCGACATGGAGAAGATCAAAGAGGAATATTTGCGCAGAAACAGTGTTCCTCTTGATCGAGCCATCGCTAAAGACACTCATGGCGACTATGAGGATATACTTCTCGCTCTTCTCGGACATGGCCATGCTTGA
- the LOC104735033 gene encoding asparagine synthetase [glutamine-hydrolyzing] 3-like isoform X2 yields the protein MCGILAVLGCADNSQAKRSRIIELSRRLRHRGPDWSGLHCFEDCYVAHERLAIVDPISGDQPLYNGDKTIVVTVNGEIYNHKALRETLKSHQFHTGSDCEVIAHLYEEHGEEFVDMLDGMFAFVLLDTRDKSYIAVRDAIGVNPLYIGWGVDGSVWFASEMKALIDDCEQFMCFPPGHIYSSKQGGLRRWYNPPWFSELVPSTPYDPLVVRDTFEKAVIKRLMTDVPFGVLLSGGLDSSLVASVALRHLEKSEAAQWGSKLHTFCIGLKGSPDLKAGREVADYLGTRHHELHFTVQDGIDAIEEVIYHVETYDVTTIRASTPMFLMSRKVKSLGVKMVLSGEGSDEIFGGYLYFHKAPNKKEFHEETCRKIKALHQYDCLRANKSTSAWGVEARVPFLDKEFINVAMSIDPEWKMIRPDLGRIEKWVLRNAFDDEKNPYLPKVSDTMLMNASFVFPDNTPMTKEGYYYRTIFEKFFPKSAARATVPGGPSVACSTAKAVEWDAAWSQNLDPSGRAALGVHVAAYEEEDKAEEIPRPGKVQKLAEKTAGVV from the exons atGTGTGGGATTCTTGCTGTGTTAGGCTGCGCCGATAACTCTCAGGCAAAACGTTCCCGTATCATCGAACTCTCTCGCAG ATTGAGGCATAGAGGTCCTGATTGGAGTGGGCTACATTGTTTTGAGGATTGTTATGTGGCTCATGAGCGTTTGGCAATCGTTGACCCCATTTCTGGAGACCAACCACTCTATAACGGAGACAAGACCATTGTTGTCACG GTCAATGGAGAGATATACAACCACAAGGCTTTGCGTGAAACTTTGAAGTCTCACCAGTTCCATACCGGCAGTGATTGTGAAGTGATTGCGCATCTT TACGAAGAACATGGAGAGGAATTCGTCGACATGTTGGATGGCATGTTTGCATTTGTGCTTCTTGATACCCGGGACAAAAGTTATATTGCTGTAAGGGATGCCATTGGTGTCAATCCACTCTACATTGGGTGGGGTGTCGATG GTTCTGTCTGGTTTGCTTCTGAGATGAAAGCACTTATTGATGATTGTGAACAGTTTATGTGCTTTCCTCCGGGCCACATTTATTCAAGTAAACAAG GTGGGCTTAGGAGGTGGTACAACCCCCCGTGGTTCTCTGAGTTGGTTCCTTCAACCCCATATGATCCCTTGGTGGTGCGCGATACTTTTGAGAAG GCTGTTATAAAACGACTAATGACTGATGTGCCTTTTGGTGTTCTCCTATCTGGAGGATTAGACTCATCCCTTGTTGCTTCAGTAGCGTTACGCCATTTGGAAAAATCAGAAGCTGCTCAGTGGGGTTCAAAGCTGCACACATTTTGTATCGGTTTGAAG GGATCCCCGGATCTTAAAGCTGGTAGAGAAGTCGCTGACTATTTAGGAACTCGCCACCACGAGTTACACTTTACAGTTCAG GACGGTATAGATGCCATAGAAGAAGTCATATACCATGTTGAGACCTATGACGTGACTACTATAAGAGCCAGCACTCCAATGTTTCTTATGTCGAGAAAAGTCAAGTCGCTTGGTGTAAAGATGGTTCTTTCTGGGGAAGGCTCTGATGAAATATTTGGAGGATATTTGTACTTCCACAAAGCACCCAACAAGAAGGAATTTCACGAGGAAACATGCCGAAAG ATCAAAGCTCTTCATCAATATGATTGCTTGAGGGCTAACAAATCAACTTCTGCATGGGGTGTTGAGGCTCGTGTACCTTTCCTCGATAAAGAATTTATAAATGTCGCCATGAGCATCGATCCAGAGTGGAAGATG ATAAGGCCTGATCTCGGAAGGATCGAGAAATGGGTGTTACGCAATGCGTTTGATGATGAGAAAAACCCTTATCTACCAAAG GTCTCTGACACAATGCTGATGAACGCAAGCTTTGTCTTCCCTGATAACACACCTATGACAAAAGAAGGTTACTACTACAGAACCATCTTTGAAAAGTTCTTCCCTAAG AGTGCAGCTAGAGCGACTGTACCAGGAGGTCCAAGTGTGGCATGTAGTACAGCAAAAGCTGTAGAGTGGGACGCAGCTTGGTCACAGAATCTTGATCCGTCAGGTCGTGCGGCTCTTGGAGTTCATGTTGCAGCttatgaggaagaagataaagccGAAGAAATTCCTCGTCCGGGGAAGGTACAGAAACTAGCAGAGAAGACTGCAGGGGTTGTTTGA
- the LOC104735033 gene encoding asparagine synthetase [glutamine-hydrolyzing] 3-like isoform X1, whose protein sequence is MCGILAVLGCADNSQAKRSRIIELSRRLRHRGPDWSGLHCFEDCYVAHERLAIVDPISGDQPLYNGDKTIVVTVNGEIYNHKALRETLKSHQFHTGSDCEVIAHLYEEHGEEFVDMLDGMFAFVLLDTRDKSYIAVRDAIGVNPLYIGWGVDGSVWFASEMKALIDDCEQFMCFPPGHIYSSKQGGLRRWYNPPWFSELVPSTPYDPLVVRDTFEKAVIKRLMTDVPFGVLLSGGLDSSLVASVALRHLEKSEAAQWGSKLHTFCIGLKGSPDLKAGREVADYLGTRHHELHFTVQDGIDAIEEVIYHVETYDVTTIRASTPMFLMSRKVKSLGVKMVLSGEGSDEIFGGYLYFHKAPNKKEFHEETCRKIKALHQYDCLRANKSTSAWGVEARVPFLDKEFINVAMSIDPEWKMIRPDLGRIEKWVLRNAFDDEKNPYLPKHILYRQKEQFSDGVGYSWIDGLKDHANKHVSDTMLMNASFVFPDNTPMTKEGYYYRTIFEKFFPKSAARATVPGGPSVACSTAKAVEWDAAWSQNLDPSGRAALGVHVAAYEEEDKAEEIPRPGKVQKLAEKTAGVV, encoded by the exons atGTGTGGGATTCTTGCTGTGTTAGGCTGCGCCGATAACTCTCAGGCAAAACGTTCCCGTATCATCGAACTCTCTCGCAG ATTGAGGCATAGAGGTCCTGATTGGAGTGGGCTACATTGTTTTGAGGATTGTTATGTGGCTCATGAGCGTTTGGCAATCGTTGACCCCATTTCTGGAGACCAACCACTCTATAACGGAGACAAGACCATTGTTGTCACG GTCAATGGAGAGATATACAACCACAAGGCTTTGCGTGAAACTTTGAAGTCTCACCAGTTCCATACCGGCAGTGATTGTGAAGTGATTGCGCATCTT TACGAAGAACATGGAGAGGAATTCGTCGACATGTTGGATGGCATGTTTGCATTTGTGCTTCTTGATACCCGGGACAAAAGTTATATTGCTGTAAGGGATGCCATTGGTGTCAATCCACTCTACATTGGGTGGGGTGTCGATG GTTCTGTCTGGTTTGCTTCTGAGATGAAAGCACTTATTGATGATTGTGAACAGTTTATGTGCTTTCCTCCGGGCCACATTTATTCAAGTAAACAAG GTGGGCTTAGGAGGTGGTACAACCCCCCGTGGTTCTCTGAGTTGGTTCCTTCAACCCCATATGATCCCTTGGTGGTGCGCGATACTTTTGAGAAG GCTGTTATAAAACGACTAATGACTGATGTGCCTTTTGGTGTTCTCCTATCTGGAGGATTAGACTCATCCCTTGTTGCTTCAGTAGCGTTACGCCATTTGGAAAAATCAGAAGCTGCTCAGTGGGGTTCAAAGCTGCACACATTTTGTATCGGTTTGAAG GGATCCCCGGATCTTAAAGCTGGTAGAGAAGTCGCTGACTATTTAGGAACTCGCCACCACGAGTTACACTTTACAGTTCAG GACGGTATAGATGCCATAGAAGAAGTCATATACCATGTTGAGACCTATGACGTGACTACTATAAGAGCCAGCACTCCAATGTTTCTTATGTCGAGAAAAGTCAAGTCGCTTGGTGTAAAGATGGTTCTTTCTGGGGAAGGCTCTGATGAAATATTTGGAGGATATTTGTACTTCCACAAAGCACCCAACAAGAAGGAATTTCACGAGGAAACATGCCGAAAG ATCAAAGCTCTTCATCAATATGATTGCTTGAGGGCTAACAAATCAACTTCTGCATGGGGTGTTGAGGCTCGTGTACCTTTCCTCGATAAAGAATTTATAAATGTCGCCATGAGCATCGATCCAGAGTGGAAGATG ATAAGGCCTGATCTCGGAAGGATCGAGAAATGGGTGTTACGCAATGCGTTTGATGATGAGAAAAACCCTTATCTACCAAAG CATATTCTATACAGGCAGAAAGAACAGTTCAGTGATGGAGTAGGATACAGCTGGATTGATGGTCTAAAAGATCATGCAAACAAACAT GTCTCTGACACAATGCTGATGAACGCAAGCTTTGTCTTCCCTGATAACACACCTATGACAAAAGAAGGTTACTACTACAGAACCATCTTTGAAAAGTTCTTCCCTAAG AGTGCAGCTAGAGCGACTGTACCAGGAGGTCCAAGTGTGGCATGTAGTACAGCAAAAGCTGTAGAGTGGGACGCAGCTTGGTCACAGAATCTTGATCCGTCAGGTCGTGCGGCTCTTGGAGTTCATGTTGCAGCttatgaggaagaagataaagccGAAGAAATTCCTCGTCCGGGGAAGGTACAGAAACTAGCAGAGAAGACTGCAGGGGTTGTTTGA
- the LOC104735034 gene encoding uncharacterized protein LOC104735034, with the protein MSSDSPSEEEDFVVAIKLPGSEIGVYRHGRDLPWTHFELPFTCLDKSNLAYSKTDQCFYLPGPGGNCLCSFDLHGNLNVRELLFRDLPEFSMSEFELFRSYSRAEHWVESSSGERFLVQWYSYDSPLEHRDPRFMVFREEETIDSKYMCYTEDIGDICIFLSNSHPFCVEASSCPGLQPNAIYIFSSHDFAVYDLRTKKCREFEKPKDGPFIPHWIPPYSI; encoded by the exons ATGTCCTCTGATTCTccttctgaagaagaagactttgtAGTTGCTATCAAGTTACCGGGTAGTGAGATTGGTGTCTATAGACACGGTCGTGACCTCCCGTGGACTCATTTCGAACTTCCTTTTACCTGCTTGGACAAGTCAAATCTGGCTTATTCCAAAACAGACCAATGTTTTTACTTACCTGGTCCTGGAGGCAACTGCTTGTGTTCATTCGACCTCCATGGCAACCTCAACGTCCGTGAGCTACTGTTTCGTGACCTTCCTGAGTTTTCAATGTCCGAGTTCGAGCTGTTCAGATCATATTCCAGGGCAGAACACTGGGTGGAGTCTTCCTCAGGCGAACGTTTCCTTGTCCAATG GTACTCTTATGACTCTCCATTGGAGCACAGAGACCCGAGATTCATGGTGTTTAGAGAGGAGGAGACGATTGATAGCAAATACATGTGTTACACTGAGGACATTGGAGATATCTGCATCTTCCTATCAAACAGTCATCCTTTCTGCGTTGAGGCCAGCTCGTGCCCTGGTTTGCAGCCTAATGCCATCTACATCTTCTCCTCTCATGACTTTGCTGTTTACGATCTCCGCACCAAAAAATGCCGTGAATTTGAAAAACCCAAAGATGGACCATTCATCCCTCACTGGATTCCTCCCTATTCTATCTAA
- the LOC104735036 gene encoding ras-related protein RABH1e-like yields MASVSPLAKYKLVFLGDQSVGKTSIITRFMYDKFDTTYQATIGIDFLSKTMYLEDRTIRLQLWDTAGQERFRSLIPSYIRDSSVAVIVYDVANRQSFLNTSKWIEDVRTERGSDVIIVLVGNKTDLVDKRQVSIEEGDNKARDYGVIFIETSAKAGFNIKPLFRKIAAALPGMETLSSTKQEDMVDVNLKTSTNASQGEQQRGGCSC; encoded by the exons ATGGCGAGTGTGTCACCTTTAGCCAAGTACAAGCTCGTCTTCCTTGGAGATCAATCCGTTGGCAAGACCAGCATCATCACTCGTTTCATGTACGACAAATTCGATACCACTTATCAG GCAACCATTGGTATTGATTTTTTGTCCAAGACAATGTACCTTGAGGATAGGACTATTCGTTTGCAACTATG GGATACTGCAGGACAGGAGAGGTTTCGAAGTCTGATACCAAGTTATATCAGAGATTCTTCTGTTGCTGTTATTGTCTACGATGTTGCAA ATAGGCAGTCATTCTTGAACACCTCGAAGTGGATTGAGGATGTTCGTACAGAGAGAGGTAGCGATGTCATCATTGTTCTGGTTGGTAACAAAACTGATCTCGTTGACAAAAG GCAAGTGTCAATAGAGGAAGGGGATAACAAAGCTCGTGATTATGGCGTTATATTCATAGAGACCAGCGCAAAAGCAGGATTTAACATCAAG CCACTGTTCCGCAAGATTGCAGCTGCATTACCAGGAATGGAAACACTTTCTTCAACGAAACAAGAAGATATGGTTGATGTGAACCTAAAGACTTCGACCAATGCGTCTCAAGGGGAGCAACAACGAGGTGGTTGTTCGtgttaa